TTAACGGTTTGGTTGAAAGAAACTCATTCATGACTTTCGTTTATTTATGATGACGGTAATAGGTGTTTCCCCGGTTTCCTGAGCCGTAAGGATTGCCTTTCGGATCAAATTTTTCATTGTCGGAACTGTTGTAATACAATATGCCGTTTCGCTGGGCATACACAAATGTGCCCAGCACAATCAGCACAAGCGCCGAATAGATATAAAGTCCCGCAGGTATTTTTTTCATGGCATTCGTATTACGAATAATCGCTGTTGCTCCAGCGGCGTTTCTCGAACAGGTGACGGCGCAGCAGGAGTAAAGCCGGTAAAAGTGCAATTGCAAGCACCGTCCACCAGTAATTGCTCACGGTTGGCACATCGCGCGTAAACAGTAGTTCTATGTTTTTGCCCGTTTCATTGGTTTTGCCTCTGTTTAACGTTATTTCTGCCCTGTATCGCCCTTCGGGAATGGCCGTAAGCAGCGCCTCATTGGTTCGGCTGCCTTCTTCCCAATGTCCTCCGTCATCAAAGCCGGTGTAAAATTCCGAGCCAACACTGGTGGCATATTCCACCAATGTGCTTTGATTAATAAGTACAACAGAGGACTCCGCCCAATTATTGGTTACATCGCTATTCAGGGCAACCTCCAGGTTTTTATTTCCGTCTTCAAGCGTAAATGGAGGTGTAACAACAGGTAAAGAGGTGGTAAGTGTGTCGGGTAATGTGTGCCGGCTGCTGTACACCACAGCACTTTTATGCCCCGGTACAAACTGAAGCAACGTAAGAATAAGCAGGGGCAGGAGGAAGGATGCCAGCAATCTTTTCTGCGGAATAAGCCACTCCGGCGCAGGCTGCGATGAACCAATGCCATGCTGCACAGGCATATCCGTTTCTTTTTTACCAAACGCAGCGGCCACCTCTTGCCGTGATATATAGCGCCCCTTATACCAGCCAAACGTGCTGAAATCAAACTCGCTGCTCATCAGGTAAGGAGGCGATACAAATTCCTGTGTGCTGATCCGGTTCTTGAAATTAGGAATGCCGGCAAGTTCTCCAACCGCTGTGCGCAGCACCGCATTTCCTTTCAGAAAAAGATCATACCGACGGTTTTCATACGTCAGTTCAAAATTATTCTTCACGGGCATTCCTTCTACAGGAGAAAGAAAAGTCCAGTGTCCGTCAAATTCACTCAGGAAATGTATCGGATATTCAGGATGAAAAAGCGTGTATTCGCGCCAGTAATAAGAAGTGCCGGCCTCCTGTTTCTCGTGAATGGC
This genomic window from Bacteroidota bacterium contains:
- a CDS encoding DUF4178 domain-containing protein, with protein sequence MGVAMLQQCVSCGVQIKMYAGDEVMVCHACNNCQQWDAATSSYVVTGKMPPLPNVLARLCVGSLVNYEGEQFVVSGGVYQKYDEGYSMLWAAHSTRGIIWIEEETGGIMVFHPAKDILTDEQKKRIAVGKPILVFPNKELFTVTAILNVDSRIVTGSMPLAGLDKLFITIWMQNDVGAVFRMAVNKELTGVAFIGKTLNAESRAVFLNKTLAANTAAPLVAEYACPVCRHTIPSYTAQQHSHLSCSSCFSVLAASPRGVSVIKNRGKAFQTSATFKPGDKGIVENVHWTITAIHEKQEAGTSYYWREYTLFHPEYPIHFLSEFDGHWTFLSPVEGMPVKNNFELTYENRRYDLFLKGNAVLRTAVGELAGIPNFKNRISTQEFVSPPYLMSSEFDFSTFGWYKGRYISRQEVAAAFGKKETDMPVQHGIGSSQPAPEWLIPQKRLLASFLLPLLILTLLQFVPGHKSAVVYSSRHTLPDTLTTSLPVVTPPFTLEDGNKNLEVALNSDVTNNWAESSVVLINQSTLVEYATSVGSEFYTGFDDGGHWEEGSRTNEALLTAIPEGRYRAEITLNRGKTNETGKNIELLFTRDVPTVSNYWWTVLAIALLPALLLLRRHLFEKRRWSNSDYS